The following coding sequences lie in one Crassostrea angulata isolate pt1a10 chromosome 10, ASM2561291v2, whole genome shotgun sequence genomic window:
- the LOC128164827 gene encoding uncharacterized protein LOC128164827: MEASTAQYVLECGTEDCENNCQFYCNHCHRELCEQCKDEHQKSPDTKSHEVVPFLQHKRLLPVDKCKLHPTRNADILCNECNIPLCSKCTTMEEHFGHKFVDMEDIDAEKLAFCLEEISKIQEYFLPTSKELKTKTDEDGKEVKKTMDGIRNSIKAEAKSLKDLVDKVTSDNLEQANTIEKSLLKVLKQQEKTYDDYNKYLEKLLKEFHDYLPLSNFKVLLSAKFENSKIQSIPETTQPVPPVFTAGQFTYDDVSKLLGKIGVPNIKPDKRKIKLMATSLTQLKPTGKEMKQDKEKSDVKQTLSLSSSVTKVRKYTVPGVDSVYHISLDKSGRFWASDESGNLVQIDLQGNQLQKIQTSGGHQGYHTVTQDGDLIYTDRKNKVINRIKQDNTITEFLKPGDWEPISILSSHINGDILVGMRKDGEAKVTRYNKTGKEIQNIQRNNKGQGLYRNPHYITENINGDICTSDYNKHAVVVVNKSGQHRFSYTGWGSGFSPCGICTDLLGHILVCDGYFLMHNTVYILDPDGRFLSLLLTPQQGIKVPCCLCVDGENNLHVGQYNTNTVTVYKYLQ; encoded by the coding sequence atggaAGCCTCGACAGCACAATACGTTTTGGAGTGTGGCACTGAAGACTGTGAGAACAACTGCCAGTTTTACTGCAATCATTGTCACCGAGAACTGTGTGAACAATGCAAAGATGAACATCAGAAAAGTCCAGATACTAAGAGCCATGAAGTGGTCCCCTTCCTACAGCACAAACGTCTTCTTCCTGTGGACAAATGCAAGCTCCATCCAACTCGAAATGCAGATATTCTATGCAATGAGTGCAACATTCCTCTATGTTCAAAGTGCACAACCATGGAAGAACACTTCGGCCATAAATTTGTTGATATGGAGGACATTGATGCAGAAAAATTGGCATTTTGTTtagaagaaatttcaaaaatccaaGAATATTTCCTTCCAACATCAAAAGAATTGAAAACGAAGACAGATGAAGATGGCAAAGAAGTAAAGAAAACCATGGATGGTATCAGAAACTCCATAAAGGCAGAAGCCAAGTCTCTGAAAGACCTGGTAGATAAGGTGACATCAGACAATTTGGAACAAGCCAATACCATAGAAAAGTCATTACTTAAAGTGTTAAAACAACAAGAGAAAACATACGATGATTACAATAAGTACCTTGAAAAACTTCTAAAAGAGTTTCATGACTACCTCCCTTTAagcaatttcaaagttttattatctgcaaaatttgaaaattcaaaaatccAATCCATACCAGAGACTACTCAACCAGTCCCACCAGTGTTTACTGCTGGTCAATTCACCTATGATGATGTCAGCAAGTTACTTGGAAAAATAGGTGTCCCAAACATTAAACCtgataaaaggaaaataaaactcATGGCTACTTCATTAACACAGTTGAAACCTACAGGGAAAGAGATGAAGCAAGATAAAGAGAAATCAGACGTGAAACAAACACTGTCTCTGTCTTCCTCTGTCACCAAGGTCAGGAAGTACACAGTACCAGGTGTTGACAGTGTATACCATATATCACTAGATAAATCAGGCAGATTCTGGGCCAGTGATGAGAGTGGTAACCTTGTCCAAATAGATCTACAGGGGAATCAGCTACAGAAGATACAAACCAGTGGTGGACATCAAGGctaccacacagtcacacaggacGGGGATCTGATCTATACAGACAGAAAGAACAAAGTCATCAATAGGATAAAACAGGATAATACGATAACTGAATTCCTTAAACCAGGAGACTGGGAACCAATCAGCATACTCTCCTCCCACATCAACGGGGACATACTGGTGGGGATGAGGAAGGATGGAGAGGCTAAAGTCACCAGGTACAACAAGACGGGGaaagaaatacagaacatacagaGAAACAACAAAGGACAGGGACTGTATCGTAATCCACACTAtatcacagaaaacatcaatggGGATATCTGTACCTCAGACTATAACAAACATGCTGTAGTGGTAGTTAATAAATCAGGACAACACAGATTCTCCTACACAGGTTGGGGGTCAGGGTTTTCTCCCTGTGGTATCTGTACTGACCTCCTCGGTCATATCCTTGTTTGTGATGGTTATTTTCTGATGCATAACACAGTTTACATCCTGGATCCGGATGGTCGTTTCTTGTCTTTACTACTCACACCACAACAAGGGATAAAAGTTCCCTGTTGTCTATGTGTAGATGG